In Solea senegalensis isolate Sse05_10M linkage group LG18, IFAPA_SoseM_1, whole genome shotgun sequence, a single window of DNA contains:
- the cd79b gene encoding B-cell antigen receptor complex-associated protein beta chain produces the protein MRWFLAGCCVLGSIYLSAAVPQLTQRPRFFGAKTGSTVWIWCSKKTLSDIVRWYKDDTKGDVLRGERIKFHNKNMTKNSYLFIPNVTAEDSGVYYCEINNSLGSGTQVKVATTNNVVQAQYRTTLKDGLIIFQGLLLAFCISAILLRRQTMTEKKDSIYEDPETDHIYQGLAIESCGGGLYEELSVYAQADGAEAPWE, from the exons ATGCGCTGGTTTCTGGCTGGATGCTGTGTGCTGGGTTCCATCTATCTCTCAG CGGCCGTGCCACAGCTCACCCAGAGGCCACGTTTCTTTGGTGCAAAAACTGGCTCCACTGTGTGGATCTGGTGTTCCAAAAAAACCCTGTCAGACATCGTACGCTGGTACAAGGATGATACGAAGGGGGATGTGCTTCGTGGAGAAAGGATTAAATTTCATAACAAGAATATGACCAAGAACTCCTATCTCTTTATCCCTAATGTGACAGCAGAAGACAGTGGAGTGTACTACTGCGAGATTAACAACTCATTGGGGTCTGGAACTCAAGTGAAGGTTGCCA CAACCAATAATGTTGTCCAGGCACAGTACAGGACCACGTTGAAGGACGGTCTCATTATTTTCCAGGGCTTATTGTTGGCATTTTGCATATCTGCCATACTGCTACGCAGACAAACAATG acagaaaagaaggaCAGCATATATGAGGATCCTGAAACTGATCACATCTATCAG GGTTTGGCAATTGAGTCATGTGGTGGAGGACTGTACGAGGAACTGTCGGTGTACGCCCAGGCTGATGGAGCTGAGGCCCCATGGGAGTGA